The nucleotide sequence ggagacaggtgagggggggaaaggtggggaggactgggcgacatggaaggttgctgtggctcagcaacgcacatgtccgggtacagctagtaaggcAAATATAATTGTCAGTCAGGCTTTTAAAATTGCCAGTTACAGGCTATTATAATTGTCGATAAGGCTAAGTGTCAATAAGGTCAATATAATTGCCAGTTAGGCTAAAAAAATTGCTAGTTACAGGCTTATATAATTGTTAATAAGGCTAATATAattttccctgtaacctaccttatccctgtaacctaccttacccctctattgtcaacccatgtatgttttttgtttttttgtttttcaaatcaacactgttttaatgtaattttctgtattaatttgtaattgtatttgtgctgttttttcaccaatgttcccccctcttttacctctatttttatttgtactcaacgcatttttttctttttacccattagttttaagctttagtcagtagtgttttttcctgcccgaaacgctttgcgtaatagtggctttagacattgtatgtactagctctatctataaagccaaaaaactttgtaaaatctctttatgtatgtacctttgtctaaataaaaattattattattattattattcattaagGCTAATAAAATTGCCAGTCAGGCTAACAAAATTGCCAGTTGCAGGCTAATATGATTGCCATTTACAGGATAAGATAATTGCCAGTTAcaggataatataactgctaTTCAGGCTAGCATATTTGCCAGTAAGGCTAACATAAATACCAATCAGGCTAACATAATTACACATCAGGGTAATAAAATTGCAAGTCTGGCTTGCATAATTGCCAGTCGTGCTAGTATAATTGCCAGTTGGGGCTAGCATAATTGCCAGTCGGGCTAGCATAATTGCCAGTCGGGGTAGCATAATTGCCAGTCATGCTAATTGCCTGTCGGGCTAGCATAATTGCCAGTCATGCTAACATAATGGCCAGTCGGGCTCACACAATTGCTAGTCAGGATAACGTAATTACCAGTCAGGCTAACATAATTACATCAGGCTGACATAATTGcaagtcaggctaatataattgtcaGATTGGGAAATATAGCTAACTGCTATATTTCTAACTGCTAAAGTTAGGCtaacaaaaaaaatataactCTGACAGTTACAAATGCCAGTCACGCTACTATACTCCTCAAGTGATTTATATTTCTAATCAAGAATAGTATAAACCCATAAATAAgcctaaacaaaaataaaaaaaatggacaTGAGTTTGCATGGGAATCTGATGAGCTTTTAATGCCTTCAATAAATGAATTTATATTTCTTGACCTAATGAAATGGTTTCATCTTTAGAACATCTCAAACTGTTTTCTACACCAGCTCCAATATTAAATCATATTACAATGAAATGTTATGGAGATTTTATGTTAATGTGGAAtgtagaatgtggaatgaccttcccaatcatgtcaaagattgtacctctctcaaccagtttaagatgaaaactaagtactacctaattaactccatgtaacctgccTGCCTTGTAAATGTCATCCCATGtcttattatttaaaaaaaaaaaagactgtttgttgaccaacttttatattggctattttctaccatgttcccccctttattatcttttattattgttttttctttcaacgcaatttatactttaagctcgattactattaagttttggtctaagtgttttttcccccacctcaccttgcccgaaacgctatgcatactagtggctttaggtattgtatatactatttctatctttaaatctaacagaatgtttgtactgtaactctgcaactatgtatgtacttttcctaaataaattattatattatatgagATTCTACAGAAAACAAAAACAGAAAAACAATATTCAtggaaatatgaagacatgatacatTTAAAACTTTGTTTTATCCTTGttaaaataaacaaatatttttttacCTTTGATCAATTATGAGTTTTTGTACACTAACACCTTTTTTCCTGCCTAATCTATGAGGAGCACCTAACTTCTACACTGACAGcatctctagttcttgcttggtctatgaggagcaCCTAACTTCTACACTGACAGcgtctctagttcttgcttgatCTGTGAGGAGCCTTTAACCCTCATAAAAGAAGAAAATAATAAAATTCCTttagatctttacctttcatgatGAAgcgtatttctcaaacaaaacatGACATAATTACCACTGAAGGACATCCAATTAACATGGTGATAGTACAATATTTTCATGATGACACTCAATTTTCAAATTGTATATCAGATTAAaggtaaattaatttaaaatatGTGCCTCATTATACCTCAACATTCTCtcaattatcttccacactcgAAGTGTTTAGTCAATCACCTGAATGAATCATCTTGTGGTTCTTCATATGTTTTAGCaaattgaatctcttcccacactctgaacaCTCATGAGGTTGATCACGTGAATGCATAAGCATGTGCTTAATTATTTGTCCACGagttctaaattttttgccacactcggcacattcaaaAGGTTTTTCATCAGCATGCATCATCCTGTGACGCttcattcaaattcaaattcaaattcaaatatttattcaggtaaagtacatacatagaaggggtgatacaaatattggtggatttatagatagagctagtacatacaatgcctaaagccactattacgcaaagcgtttcgggcatgataaacttaaatgacaagcttaatactaattgagcataatgagtagaatgaaaacaagaaatgaaaacatagatgaaaaagcagcacaaatacaattatgtcgacaaacagcgctctttaaagaaaaaaacagacattggttgacaatagaagggtaaggtaggttacagggaatttattaggtatagcttcgcttttaacttaaactggttgagagaggtacagtctttaacatggttgggaaggtcattccacattctgggccccttgatttgtagagcatttctagtttgattaagtcgtactctaggaatatcaaaactgtatttatttctggtgtgatgctcatgggttctgatacaaccttctatgaagcttttgagatcaggattggcattatagtttagcgttttatatatgtataatacacatgagagaatgtgcagtgacttaatgtctaacatattcagagatttaagtaggggtaccgagtgatgtctggggccagaattggatattgtcctaatagcagctttgtgttgagtaattagaggacgtaagtgattttgggtagtagagccccaagcacaaataccatagttgagatatggatagataagggagtaatagagagtcaccagggcagggtgtggtacataatatctgatcttagaaagaatgcccacagattttgaaactttttttgatatgtttggaatgtgtccctggaaattaagcttgtggtcaatgagaatgccaaggaatttgccatctaatttgttacaaatttgggtattgtttattttgagatttatttgattagaggatttattgccaaacagaatataaaaggttttgtcaatgttaagggtgagtttgttggcagttagccacagatggactttattttatttagttcagtatttactgtggcatttagagcaaggggttcaggactggagtaaatgaaggttgtgtcatcagcaaatagaattggtttgaggtgttgggaggcatttggaaggtcattaatgtagatgagaaagaagagagggccaagtatgctgccctggggaacaccaatgttgatgggtagggtgggagaaattgtattattcacagaaacatattggagcctgtcagtaaggtaggatttgaggtattgtagggagtgtcctctgactccataatgatgtaatttaagaagaaggttttggtggttgacagtgtcaaaagctttacgcaggtccacaaacaacccaacagagaactcatttttatcaagagctgtatgaatcgagttaagcatactaataagtgcatcgttagtgctttttttgggtctgaagccaaattggcaagggctaagtatattgagtttggctagatatgagtaaagctgcttatagattagtttttcaaaaatttttgacaagtttggcaggatagatataggtctgtagttgttaacatctgtgagattaccacatttgtggacaggcgttactctcgctttttttagaatatctaggaaggtttggagttcaagtgacttgttgaagagcaaagcaatagcaggggctaaagttctggaggcttttttgtaaattaaagttggtatctcctcaagggcaccagacttggttttaagggaaaggattatctcattgacgtcagtggaattaataggctttaggtacagagactgtggatagttacctgaaagatagtcattaatgtctgtattggaagatggaatatcatttgcaagggatgaaccaatggaagagaagaacctattgaactcagtagcagaatcagaggctgaaagctgaccatcgttattagacaggagagtcggtttgttatttaaagacttctttgatcccaatatttgagaaattgttctccaagtttgtttaatgttgctctttatttgggtaaatttatcttcgtagtatttagttttggctcgtctaattatcttagacagcaataatgagtaattctttgagaattctttggagacaattcctaacctatacttcttctcaaggtcatgttttttattaatagatttaagtattccctttgtaagccagggattgttaagccttttggttgtgacttgttttgtaagcataggacagtgggtattataaaggctatgagtttttgaagaaaagattgtactgcaaggttgatgtccactatgttacctaactcggactcccagttgacatcagcagcagttataaaattgtctatagcagtttcattgtgtagtctaaaacgtatcactcttgactcaagaagtggtttgctaatgttagttaagagaaatgtggggtaatgatctgtagtgctatcggtgattatacctgaagtaagcggagaggttatgtttgtccagatgtgatcgagcgtcgtggcagtgctatcagtgattctagtaggtctagtgattaagggtatgaggaagcaggaattcatacagttgaggaagctaacagcagtggggtgttcaggctcgcaaaggtcaatattaaagtcccctgcgataattaggtggtttttgttcagtctgttatcaagtgttagatttctaaggtttgagttgaattcggacacatcagtgttaggaattctataaactgcacccacagtcaggacagactcggcacccttgactctgaagctggcgaagatatactccccatagcagtctctggttctaatttcttttaagcatgttagttcttggtggtagtaaagagcagtgccaccacctctctgaatttgacgacagttgtgaattgctgagtagttaggcatgttaaagagctgagtagtatcctctttcaaccatgtttcagtaagtataataaaagagaatttgttgtcaatagcttcaatcaaggcactaacatcatcgaagtgtttacctagggatctaacgttcaaattgattacagagatattgtgattatgagttaatacattgtttacatcatgtgctgcaaaatatctgcaatttagatcattaaagtgataattgtcatagatagtggataagaggttaagttcagggtctatacttgtctgcataaaaaaagctgattgcagtaaaaacaagggaagaaaggcaaataacaaggtagaaataagctataaaatagggaaaaagatgtacacaatacagaacaaagcaaactcaaaaggggcttacaggggtacaatggagtaagggagtatggctaggctaggcaacctaggtaataaatgagattaacgaaaaaacatataaacatggactatacaaaacacaagatatagaaatacaaaacaaaaatataaacaagactaagcaatacaaaaacaaattgagcaaaaatgaaaaatgaggtagattgcttacaagtactctcaggtacactgtaagtaacaatttacaatttgagatacaggcaaagccaggggtacaatggagtaagggagcatggcgaggctaggcaacctaggtaataaatggaatcaaagaaaagttgaataataagcataggcaaatttaagctaatgattattaactataaatagttcagttatgactgtataattaataagacctgaagaactatttatgcactcaattaaataatttcagtaaatgactagttaagagtaagttaaaaattaagtcagaaaatgaaacaatgagacttaggaaacctagccccactagttgacagggggttaattaagttaattcactgggagtgataatgagctgagacagaccacattgggagaggaaagcgttgaggttctcttctttagtaattgtgaacattttgccctctgcggtttttctcacctttatcagtccatctctaacgaagtactgatgaatcgcatctgggtttttttgacggatttgacgcaggcggtagaggaggtgctgtctgttcctagtcaagcactcgttgatgtataatcccttccgttgggctacagctgtccggactagatcggatttcgtgaactgggaagacagcttcaggcgaattttccgttggttttgacttgatggattctttttgcctactctgtaggcagcaataacgtcagatttgtttagaatgagctgcaatttgtcttttatgagatccagagctatttcgacacagttttcaccatcatgttccacaggtatatcttgggacgacactataacagagtctagcagcttttgctggtcttgttcatcctgggagacagaacgctgggctgaaaatgtactgatacatgcagtcattttgttgagggcttcctcctgttttttaatggcttcatcagttttcagaaggttgctttcctcacggagatcatttaaatcatgctgtagttggtcttggcttgccttgcagtttctaatttcctcgcggaggagggttatttcttgttgttgttgttggagattagcgcggatcgctagattctcatttagaatTCATTCATACTTCCAAGCagcttgaatctcttcccacactctggacattcgtgaggtctgttacctgaatgcactaacatgtgagtcttcataactccaagacgactgaatctcatcccacacactggacactcGTGATGTTTgttacctgaatgcactaacatgtgagtcttcatatctccaagacgactgaatttcttcccacactcaggacattcatgaggttgctCACGTGAATGCACAAACATGTGTGCTATTATAGCTTTACGTGTTCTAAATGTTTTTCCACAATCGGCACAtttaaaaggtctctcatccgcgtgcttcatcctgtgagtcttcatacatcCAAGCTGCTtgtatctcttcccacactctggacactcgtgaggtttgttacctgagtgcactaacatgtgagtcttcatatctcagagacgtttgaatctcttcccacactctggacactcatgaagtctagcatctgaatgcactaacatgtgacgcttcatacttccaagatgactgaatctctttccacactctggacatttatgaggtttgtctcctgaatgcactaacatgtgaatcTTCATGTGTCCAAGATCAATGAATACCTTCCCACAgtatggacactggtgagtcttcatcttctcttatgataggtgcagttttgtgaaggttttctccggaTGACTGCATGAATGGTGATAGCAGGAGACGTGGGGTCCGGCGTCAATGTTGACGGTtaggcaaggcttgagtgttgtttcttagagttatacTTAATgttagcacttggcggtcaatggtggtgctttttatttatgataggtgcagtttgtatcAAGGTTTTATGCTCGTGTCTGGATTCATACCAGCTGCTGTTGAGAAAATGGCGCTCGAGGCCCATACACGAGTTCCAATGTTTTTTCtggttattttatttttaaatctTGTTATTTTTATTTACTACTGGTTGTTACCATTAAACATTTATGTTTTCCTCGTGTTTTCCATTAagagaatgtacttggaattgtaTCTTTAAATATAATAGCACACGATAATATAATTGTTAAAGGACACAGTTCTATCTTAGTGGATGCACTTCTGCGCATGTGCAGAGCTCTGCACACGCCTAGTAAAGACAAAatccattgagagagagagagagatacagagatgtttattcaggtaaggtatatacatacaagtgatgttacattaatggattgatatatagatagagctagtacatacaatgcctaaagccactattacgcaatgcgtttcgggcaagaaaaacattaatatctagaacttaatactaattgagcataaagaataaaaagtgttgagaacacatCTTATtcattttacccattagttttaagctttagtcattaatgtttttcctgcccgaaacgctttgcgtaatagtggctttaggcattgtatgtactagctctatctataaagccaacaaactttgtaaaatctctttatgtatgtaccttacctaaataaaattggacCCAAAACAGTGAGGtagggacagaggtggttcactgactcacgccttaagcccctgcatgacacACGCCTAAAGCCCCTGCATGACAAGAGTTCTCgtcctagctgagcagtataaaacacataaatctgagctacctatgtgcttaatatacctacaattttctctcatcttttattttttttcttgctttgtaactgttatcattttttttttaaattttgcaagtatttacatacttaaaattttcttagattaaggacctgcccgaaacgctgcgcgtactagtggctttacaagattgtaattactatactatgtatcctcataatcccaatgtacctcagatcttgtagatctgaggcaaagtaaaattgacaccagtaattccatctatcatcatactatcatgcaagaggagccacacatctatggatcatccaataaaatcagcagacttctagatgttactactgctcggcttagactcggttataataataataataataataataataataataattttatttaggtaaggtacatacataaagagattttacaaagtttgttggctttatagatagagctagtacatacaatgcctaaagccactattacgcaaagcgtttcgggcaggaaaaacattaatgactaaagcttaaaactaatgggtaaaatgaataagatgtgttgagtacaaataaaaatagaggtaaaagaggggggaacattgttgaaaaagcagcacaaatacaattacaaattattacagaaaattacattcaaacagcgttgatttgaaaaacaaaaaaaaaacaaaaaacatacatgggctgacaacagaggggtaaggtgagttacagggaat is from Procambarus clarkii isolate CNS0578487 chromosome 54, FALCON_Pclarkii_2.0, whole genome shotgun sequence and encodes:
- the LOC138352667 gene encoding zinc finger protein 492-like; this translates as MKTHMLVHSGNKPHECPECGKRYKQLGCMKTHRMKHADERPFKCADCGKTFRTRKAIIAHMFVHSREQPHECPECGKKFSRLGDMKTHMLVHSGNKHHECPVCGMRFSRLGVMKTHMLVHSGNRPHECPECGKRFKLLGSMNEF